The Caballeronia sp. Lep1P3 genome window below encodes:
- a CDS encoding LysR family transcriptional regulator, with translation MNEPADSLDIWLIRVLRTLLLERSVTQTAQRLNQTQPAISTALRRLREILNDPILVRGKQGMVPTEYGETLLAPAQRALREVEFVATPHGDFDAASSRRTFRVAAPDYLNDFFMPTLVAAFRDAAPNARLEIESLNPMRDHERALDEGEIDLMVANWTKPEPRFERQDLFTDVFVCLMRANHPLAREPLTVERYALAAHLAPTPYSGAKRHPIDIGLARAGVRRRIVTTIPYFGLVPQVLLQSDLIFTAPRRFAQHYAAMLPLAVLDSPVPFPRIKCYQLSQPQPDETTDIAWLRGLISSVSTSLTRKKAAMADDFAAMSK, from the coding sequence ATGAACGAACCCGCCGATTCACTCGACATCTGGCTCATCCGCGTGCTGCGCACGCTGCTTCTGGAGCGCAGCGTCACGCAGACCGCACAGCGCCTGAACCAGACGCAGCCGGCGATCAGCACCGCATTGCGCCGCCTGCGCGAAATCCTGAACGATCCCATTCTCGTGCGCGGCAAGCAGGGCATGGTGCCGACCGAGTACGGCGAAACGCTGCTCGCGCCGGCGCAGCGCGCGCTGCGCGAAGTCGAGTTCGTCGCGACGCCGCACGGCGATTTCGACGCCGCGAGTTCGCGCCGCACGTTCCGCGTCGCCGCGCCCGATTATCTGAACGATTTCTTCATGCCGACGCTCGTCGCCGCTTTCCGCGATGCCGCGCCGAACGCGCGTCTCGAGATCGAGTCGCTCAATCCGATGCGCGATCACGAACGCGCGCTCGACGAAGGCGAGATCGATCTGATGGTCGCCAACTGGACGAAGCCCGAGCCGCGTTTCGAGCGGCAGGACCTGTTCACCGATGTCTTCGTGTGCCTCATGCGCGCGAATCATCCGCTCGCGCGCGAGCCGCTGACGGTCGAACGGTATGCGCTCGCCGCCCATCTCGCCCCGACGCCGTATAGCGGCGCGAAGCGGCATCCGATCGACATCGGTCTTGCGCGCGCGGGCGTGCGCCGCCGCATCGTGACGACCATTCCGTACTTCGGGCTCGTGCCGCAGGTGCTGTTGCAGTCGGACCTGATCTTCACCGCGCCGCGCCGCTTCGCGCAGCATTATGCGGCGATGCTGCCGCTCGCGGTGCTCGATTCGCCGGTGCCGTTTCCGCGCATCAAGTGTTATCAGCTTTCGCAGCCGCAGCCGGACGAGACGACGGATATCGCGTGGCTGCGCGGGCTCATATCGAGCGTGTCGACTTCGCTCACGCGCAAGAAAGCGGCGATGGCCGACGACTTCGCCGCGATGTCGAAATAA
- the xdhC gene encoding xanthine dehydrogenase accessory protein XdhC, giving the protein MMHVVVFGAGHVGHALVKVLGMLPCVVQWVDARDELFPDEVPANVQIEATDAPDAIVDEAPAGAYFIVMTHDHALDFALTQRIMRRDDFAYFGLIGSKTKRVKFERRLIERGLAAERLVEMTCPIGVEGIADKAPHAIGLAVAAEVLRVREGRARLDASDWRAARLTA; this is encoded by the coding sequence ATGATGCACGTCGTGGTGTTCGGCGCGGGCCACGTCGGCCATGCGCTCGTGAAGGTGCTGGGCATGCTGCCGTGCGTCGTCCAGTGGGTCGATGCGCGCGACGAACTCTTTCCCGACGAAGTGCCGGCGAACGTGCAGATCGAAGCGACGGATGCGCCGGACGCCATCGTCGACGAAGCGCCGGCTGGCGCGTACTTCATCGTGATGACGCACGATCATGCGCTCGACTTCGCGCTCACGCAGCGCATCATGCGGCGCGACGACTTCGCGTATTTCGGGCTGATCGGCTCGAAGACGAAGCGCGTGAAGTTCGAGCGGCGGCTGATCGAGCGCGGGCTGGCGGCCGAGCGGCTCGTCGAGATGACGTGTCCGATCGGGGTGGAAGGGATTGCGGACAAGGCGCCTCATGCCATCGGGCTGGCGGTGGCGGCGGAGGTTTTGAGGGTGAGGGAAGGGCGCGCGAGGCTGGATGCGTCGGACTGGCGCGCGGCTCGGCTGACGGCCTGA
- a CDS encoding TAXI family TRAP transporter solute-binding subunit, which yields MTRPQGNSPKTRPGRRAQPRIVARFVAVSWRDLALTFGPILVVSIAALYLAIRLIQPAPPSTLTIAAGPKGSSFWNSAQRYKTILARNRVKLNVLETQGSLDNLARLDDPNSGVDVAFVQGGMSKPGATHDALESLGSVAYVPLAVFYRGPVVSRLSEFKGKRLAIGAEGSGTRALALTLLKANGIEPGGDIHDTHDTQLLPLAGDAAAKALEAGDIDVALLTGDSAQPPTMAKLIRTPGIRFMDFAQADAYARRFPYLTEIELPMGAFDLANNVPPRPVHTIAPTAELVARDSLHPALSDLLIEAAREVHSRANLLQRANEFPAPLAHEFRISDDAERYYKSGKSFLYRILPFWIASLADRVLVVLVPLVVVLIPALRLVPGLYRWRVKSRIYRWYGALIAIEREAISGPDIAQRDALLDRIDAIESAVNRMKMPLAFADQFYVLREHIGFVRERLAAEAGASADAAARRAAAPRADTEQRST from the coding sequence ATGACTCGACCCCAAGGCAACTCCCCGAAGACGAGGCCCGGACGCCGCGCGCAGCCGAGAATCGTGGCGCGCTTCGTGGCCGTGTCGTGGCGCGACCTGGCGCTCACGTTCGGGCCGATTCTCGTCGTGAGCATCGCGGCGCTCTACCTCGCGATCCGGCTGATCCAGCCCGCGCCGCCGAGCACGCTCACCATCGCCGCCGGGCCGAAGGGCAGCTCGTTCTGGAACAGCGCGCAGCGGTACAAGACGATCCTCGCGCGCAATCGCGTGAAGCTCAACGTGCTCGAAACGCAAGGCTCGCTCGACAACCTCGCGCGTCTCGACGACCCGAATTCCGGCGTCGACGTCGCTTTCGTGCAAGGCGGCATGTCGAAGCCGGGCGCGACGCACGACGCGCTCGAATCGCTCGGCAGCGTGGCTTATGTGCCGCTCGCGGTGTTCTATCGCGGGCCGGTCGTGTCGCGGCTGTCGGAATTCAAGGGCAAGCGGCTCGCCATCGGCGCGGAAGGCAGCGGTACGCGCGCGCTCGCGCTCACGCTTTTGAAGGCGAACGGCATCGAGCCGGGCGGCGATATTCACGATACGCACGATACGCAACTGCTTCCGCTCGCGGGCGACGCCGCCGCCAAAGCGCTCGAAGCCGGCGACATCGACGTCGCGCTCCTCACCGGCGATTCCGCCCAGCCGCCGACGATGGCCAAGCTCATCCGCACGCCGGGCATCCGTTTCATGGATTTCGCGCAGGCCGACGCCTACGCGCGCCGCTTTCCTTACCTCACGGAGATCGAGCTGCCGATGGGCGCGTTCGACCTCGCCAACAACGTGCCGCCGCGCCCCGTCCACACCATCGCGCCGACGGCCGAACTCGTCGCGCGCGACAGCCTGCATCCGGCGCTTTCGGATCTGCTCATCGAAGCCGCGCGCGAAGTGCACAGCCGCGCGAACCTGCTGCAGCGGGCGAACGAGTTTCCCGCGCCGCTCGCGCACGAATTCCGCATCAGCGACGATGCCGAGCGTTATTACAAGTCCGGCAAGAGTTTTCTCTACCGCATCCTGCCGTTCTGGATCGCGAGCCTCGCCGATCGCGTGCTGGTCGTGCTGGTGCCGCTCGTCGTCGTGCTGATTCCGGCCTTGCGGCTCGTGCCGGGGCTTTACCGATGGCGCGTGAAATCGCGCATCTATCGCTGGTATGGCGCGCTGATTGCGATCGAGCGGGAAGCGATCAGCGGGCCGGACATCGCACAGCGCGACGCCCTGCTCGACCGCATCGACGCAATAGAATCGGCGGTGAATCGCATGAAGATGCCGCTCGCGTTCGCCGACCAGTTCTACGTGCTGCGCGAGCACATCGGCTTCGTGCGCGAGCGGCTCGCGGCGGAAGCGGGCGCGAGCGCGGACGCGGCGGCGCGCCGGGCGGCCGCGCCGCGTGCAGACACGGAGCAGCGCAGCACGTAA
- a CDS encoding 2-hydroxychromene-2-carboxylate isomerase: protein MSAPHSTGDGRPYFFFDFISPFSYLLLEQHEKWPDMPFEFVPVQLLKLFERWKQPHAATIPSKRVFVYRHALFRAEQLGIPFRMPPAHPFDPTKALRLAVLANGDSACVRDIFRFIWREGRDPSSPEGFRALCEYVGMPEAEARIEDQAVKAKLRENNDRAVAMGVFGVPTFLVNDQIFWGEDTLPMVLYVARSPNWLDAAEVKRISNLPMGRTGAEFGDAAELGA from the coding sequence ATGAGTGCCCCGCATTCGACCGGCGACGGTCGACCGTACTTTTTTTTCGATTTCATCTCGCCGTTCTCGTACCTGCTGCTCGAACAGCACGAGAAGTGGCCCGACATGCCGTTCGAATTCGTGCCCGTGCAGTTGCTCAAGCTCTTCGAGCGCTGGAAGCAGCCGCACGCGGCGACCATTCCGTCGAAGCGCGTCTTCGTGTACCGCCACGCGCTATTTCGCGCGGAGCAGCTCGGCATTCCGTTCAGGATGCCGCCCGCGCATCCGTTCGATCCGACCAAGGCGCTGCGCCTCGCCGTGCTCGCGAACGGCGACAGCGCGTGCGTGCGTGACATCTTCCGCTTCATCTGGCGCGAAGGGCGCGATCCGTCGTCGCCCGAAGGCTTTCGCGCGCTGTGCGAATACGTCGGCATGCCGGAAGCGGAAGCGCGCATCGAGGACCAAGCAGTGAAGGCGAAGCTGCGCGAGAACAACGACCGCGCCGTTGCAATGGGCGTCTTCGGCGTGCCGACTTTCCTCGTCAACGATCAGATTTTCTGGGGCGAAGACACGCTGCCGATGGTGCTCTACGTCGCGCGTTCCCCGAACTGGCTCGACGCCGCGGAAGTGAAGCGCATCAGCAACCTGCCGATGGGCCGCACCGGAGCCGAATTCGGCGATGCGGCCGAACTCGGGGCGTAG
- a CDS encoding AraC family transcriptional regulator has translation MDALDRLIQLAQLSGALDLRCLLAGPLELDHAAAPVGEAVYHVVLDGSCTVTRKGCAPLALNAGDILMLPRGDAHVLDIASAGAKAIASEMQAHDNGAVTVRSNCGGALPALDLLCGRFAYAPRALLIDVLPDAVHVSFTRASAPYLGPLVAAMRREAEEAQPGAPSIVAALSTALFTMILRAWLSERPSLSGVLGLIANRRLSASVIAMLERPAEPWTLDMLAKEAAMSRATFMRAFSAHSDSSPFALLSHMRMQLASTMLTHTKKSIADVAADVGYQSEAAFSKRFKEVYGVTPGRFRQNSSLA, from the coding sequence ATGGACGCTCTCGACCGACTCATTCAGCTCGCACAGCTCTCGGGCGCGCTCGATTTGCGTTGCCTGCTCGCGGGCCCGCTCGAGCTCGATCACGCGGCCGCACCTGTCGGCGAAGCGGTATATCACGTCGTGCTCGATGGCAGCTGCACGGTGACGCGCAAGGGCTGCGCGCCGCTCGCGCTGAACGCGGGCGACATCCTGATGCTGCCGCGCGGCGATGCCCATGTGCTCGATATCGCCAGCGCGGGCGCGAAAGCAATCGCGAGCGAGATGCAGGCGCACGACAACGGCGCCGTCACGGTGCGCAGCAATTGCGGCGGCGCGCTGCCCGCGCTCGACCTGCTCTGCGGCCGCTTCGCCTACGCGCCGCGCGCGTTGCTCATCGATGTGCTGCCCGACGCGGTGCACGTGTCGTTCACGCGCGCGTCGGCGCCTTATCTGGGACCGCTCGTCGCCGCGATGCGACGCGAAGCGGAAGAGGCGCAACCCGGCGCGCCGTCGATCGTCGCGGCGCTGTCGACGGCGCTCTTCACGATGATCCTGCGCGCGTGGCTGAGCGAGCGGCCATCGCTTTCGGGCGTGCTCGGGCTGATCGCGAACCGGCGGCTCTCGGCATCGGTGATCGCGATGCTCGAACGTCCCGCCGAACCGTGGACGCTCGACATGCTCGCAAAGGAAGCGGCCATGTCGCGCGCGACCTTCATGCGCGCGTTCTCGGCGCACTCGGACAGTTCGCCGTTCGCGCTCCTGAGCCACATGCGGATGCAGCTCGCGAGCACCATGCTCACGCACACGAAAAAGAGCATCGCGGACGTGGCGGCGGACGTGGGGTATCAGTCGGAAGCGGCGTTCAGCAAGCGGTTCAAGGAGGTTTATGGAGTGACGCCGGGGCGGTTTCGGCAAAACAGCTCGCTTGCGTGA